ATATCCCATAATCCGCGTACCATCTGGCATTTTTTTAGAAGCAATACATTCGGCTCCATACTTGTCTACCATCGTTTTGAAATCACTACCATACTGCTTCCATGCATCATTTGAGCAAGTGATGTTTACCCGCCACATAGATAATTCTCATTTATGACCAACCAATACTTATCATCCCACAAATTGGCAAGAGATTATACATAACCTGGCAGTATCCCTTTTTGCAATTTTACCAAGATGATAGTTGGTCAAAAGCGAATGAAGCGAAGCAGAATGAAGCAATCGCAATATTTAGACTTTGTGATTGCTTTGCTCCATTTCATTACGCTCGCAATGACAAAATATGGTTTTACACATTTGGGATGCTCTGCATAACCTATTTTTGCAGTGAAAGGTAAGAGTAATCAAGCTCAAATAGGGCAAGTTTCTATCTAAAGGAAGTACCTGCTACCAAAGGATTACGCCATAATGTGAATGTAACACCATGTCTATAAACTTTTATCCAAATTAGTTAATTCTCCAGAGTGTAAAATGACTAACAACATCAAAGACCAAATTCAAAATGACCTCAGACAGGTTAAAGAAACTGGACATTTAAGAACTGAAAGAGTCCGTGAAATTGTTAAATCCGCAGTTAGTCAGGTAGCTTCTGAGTTAAAAGAAGGCTCTAGCGAAATTCGTAGTCTTGTCAAAGATGCTGTTTCTGCTGTGATTGACACCTTACAAGGTAAAGGCACAGAAATCAAAGATGAAGTAACAGCATCCATAGAAGGAGCGCTAGAAGGAATTAATACTAAAAGACACGAAACAATTGCTAGGACTCAATCGGAACTGAAAAGACTACAAGCTCAAATTGATAGTGAAGAAGAAAAAATTCAACAAGAAGTTGATGTAATTTTGGCAGAGATTGAAGAAACAGGTCAAGAAAAAACAGATAGTACTAAAACTGCTATTGATTCAGCTGTTAATGCTATCAAAAATAGTGATGAAGTCTCTTTGTTAAAGAAACGTTACGCTCAACTGCAAGCGCAACTAGCTATTGTAAGAGCTAACTTGGCAGCACGTTATGGTGGACGCTCTGAAGAAGTCACAGGTTATCTAGATGACGCGAAAAACTGGTATGATCAAGCCCGTCCCCAAGCGGAAGCCATAGCCACACAAGTAGAACAGAAGCGATCGCAGCTTGAAGATAAACTAGGTGAAGCTGGTACATCCATAGCTAGAAAAGAACGTCAGATTAAACAAACTTTAAGAGAGTTATTGCTAGCAACGGCTGACTTGTTCAAAGACAAAGAACCTGCTGATAAAGAAAAAGAGATTGTTAAGAAATAGCTTTTTTATCATTGGTAAACAACAAGATCCCCGACTTTTTAAAAAAGTCGGGGATCTTGTTTTTAGAGCCATGTACCGTACTTAACATTTACTAAACTGATATCTTGCACCATTCTCAATTAACCCAGAGGTGGGCAATGGGCACTATAAGTATTGCCTACCTTACAAACATCTGAATAAATGAGGGTGAGTATTACCCACCCTCATTTGCTTGATTATAGATATTGAATCAAAATCTATTTAGTAAACGCGTCCCGTTGTATTTAGTTGTTCATCATGCTTGGCAATAACCCAAACTGCATGAATACTGCCAGGAAGCCAACCAAGAAGTGTAAGTAAAACATTAATCACTAAAGTGGGGCCTACACCAACTGTCAGGAAAACGCCTAAAGGAGGCAGTGCTATACCAAGAAGATAACGAACTAATTTCATGATTTTGCTACAATTTTGTGACTTTGTTTAATTACATTATGCGAAAGATGTATTATTAGGAACTCTACCTAATGAGTCATCTTTTTAATTCAGGATTTGATGCAGGGTAGAAAATTGATGCCACTGCTATTTCTACCCATATTGATACTTATCTGGAGGGTAATTCACCTTGGGTTTTGATATCACCACTGGTTAAAGCCAGATTCTTCTCTGCAAAGTATTTGTTAATGAATGTATTAGCAAAAGATAGAATCACTGGCCCAAGAAGAAAACCGATAATTCCATGAACAGAGAATCCAGGAACGAGTGCTGCTGCTAACCAGAAACACAAACCGTTAATGATCAGGGAAAAAGCACCGAATGTTAGAAAGTTAAGTGGTAAAGAAAGTGTAGAAAGAACTGGCTTAACTGAACCGTTAATCAGACCAATTACTAAAGCCGCAATTATAGCTGCGGGAAAATTAGCAATATTAACGCCTGGTACGACTAAATCGACAATTAACAAGCTCAATGCTGTAGCTACTGCGGTTAAAAGTGGTGTCAACACTGTTTTCTCCTATAAAGTTAGAGATAGATGGTTTTGAAAGTTCTTATTCCATCATTAACAATGCGCTCAGCTTTGCCATCTCTTGCAGGATAGATGCAGGTTCTATCGCTTGGCTGAATTCTTGAGAAAACGCATCATCTCAAGTTAGGTCAATTAGGTGCTACTCAATTAGAGAACTCTCAGAATATATTATCCTGCGCCATCACTTATTGACTGTCAACTGAAGTGCGATCGCATGGTATTTTTCAGCTAGCTAAAATTTAAGATTTATTTAATATTACCGGAAACAAATTACTCAGATTTAGCTGTATGTTCCGGCTGATAGTAAAGAGATGATTGATACAACACTTGTTCTTGATGGGTTTCTAAAGTGCAATCAGATAAAGGGTAAGTGACACAAGTCACCACATAGCTAGCTTTTATTTCTTGTGGGCGGAGAAATTTTTGTTCACTTTGATCAACTTCACCGCTAACAAGTTTGGCAACACAAGCAGAACATTCGCCTTGCTTGCATCCAGATGGTAAACGAATACCAACTTCTTCGGCAATATCCAAAATATATTGATCGTCAGGTACTTCGATGGTGCGGTCTAATCCCCTTTCAGGATTAATAAGTCGAACTTGATAAATCGTCATATTAATTCGTAATTCGTAATTTATAATTCGTAATTAAACAACACGTAAAGTTAATTTTCCCCTACTCCCCACTCCCCACTCCCTTTTATTGCTTGAGTGCTTTCATCGACAAACTAATTCGCTTCAATTTCTCGTTAACTTCCAGCACTCGTACTTTCACGACTTGTCCAACTTTCACAATTTTTTTGGGATCGTCTACGAATCTGTCAGCCAGTTGAGAGATATGCACTAAACCATCTTGATGCACACCAATATCTACAAACGCGCCGAAGTTGGCGACATTGGTAACGATTCCCTCAAGTTCCATCCCGACTTGCAAGTCAGTAATTTCCTTAATTCCTTCTTTAAAGGTGGCATACTTAAATTCCGCACGGGGATCTCTACCTGGTTTTTCCAGTTCACCGAGAATGTCACGCAGTGTGGGTTCACCGACAGTATCAGTAACGTATTTCTTCAGATTTGTCTTTTTGAGATTTTCGGCAATTTGTGTAACCTGATTTAGTGGCACATTTAGATCAGATGCGATCGCTTGCACAACTGAGTAACTTTCTGGATGCACAGCTGTATTATCTAAAGGGTTATCACCACCACGAATCCTTAAAAAACCCGCAGCCTGTTCAAATGCTTTTGGCCCCAACTTCGGCACTTTCAACAGTTGTCGGCGATTTTTAAAAGCTCCATACTGATTGCGATAGGCGACAATGTTGTTGGCAACCGCTGCTGTAATACCAGAAACAAAGGTTAAAAGTTCTTTGGAGGCGGTGTTCAAGTCCACACCTACGTAGTTGACGCAACTTTCTACAGTTTCATCAAGCTTCTTTTTCAGCAGTTTCTGATCGACATCGTGCTGATATTGTCCCACACCAATGGATTTGGGATCGATTTTCACGAGTTCCGCCAAGGGATCTTGCAAACGGCGACCGATACTAATAGCACCACGCACCGTCAAATCTAAATCGGGAAACTCTTCTAATGCTACTTTGCTAGCAGAATATATAGATGCACCGGACTCATTCACCATCACTTTAATTGGTTTACGGTCTATTGCTTGTAATACTTGCAATACAAACTCGTCTGTTTCGCGGGAAGCTGTACCATTACCAATGGCAATTAATTCAATTTTGTATTTTTCAATCAGATTCTTGATAGTTTGTGCAGCTTTGGTACGTTGTTCCGCAGCTTGATGGGGAAACACCGCCTGATATTCTAGGAATTTCCCCGTTTGGTCAAGGGCTGCAACTTTGCAACCAGTTCTAAAGCCCGGATCAATCGCCAGGGTTGGTTTCATTCCCGCCGGTGCAGACAGCAGCAACTCTCGCAGATTAGCTTCAAATGTCTTGATTGACTCAATATCTGCGTAGGTTTTCTTTTCAGAAATGACTTCCCCCACAAGTGATGTTTTCATCAAACGGTTAAATGCATCCTTCAACATCGCCTGATAAAAATCGCGAATTATCCGGTTTTTTGTTTTAATTTCCTGGGATTCTAGATAAGAAAGTACTACATCTTCATCAAAGGCAATTTCAAAGTTTAATACGCCCTCTGTTTCACCCCTACACAACGCCAGCATGTTGTGAGGTGCAATATTTTTCACCTTAGCTTGGTAGTTGCGGTACATCTCGAATTTAGTTGTACCTTCTGGATAATCACCTTTAATCCGGGAGACAAATAACCCTGATTCTAGAAGATATTCTCGAATATATGCCCGTAATTCAGCTTTTTCTGCCACTTCTTCCGCTAAGATGTCTGCTGCACCTTTTAGCGCTTCCTGTGGTGTTTTTATTGCTTTTTCTTCAGAAATATACTTTGCTGCTTCTTCTTCTAGTGAGGCTGACACAGCATTTTTCACATTCAACGACTTGATAAATTTGAAGAGCGGTTCCAGTCCTTTCTCTCTAGCTACAGTGGCGCGGGTACGTCGCTTTGGTCGATAAGGTAGGTATAAATCCTCAAGTTCAGTTTTTTGTAAACAGGATGTAATTTTGGTTTTCAGTTCATCGGTGAGTTTACCTTGTTCAGCGATCGCATTTAAAATTACCGATTTTCGTTCTTCCAGTTCTGTTAAGTATGTATACCTATCAGATAAATCGCGCAGTTGAACTTCGTTCATCTCACCCGTGCGTTCTTTACGATAACGGGCAATAAAGGGGATCGTCGCACCCTCCGCCAAAAGTTCCAGCGCGTTTTGCACCTGATAAGGTTTGAGGTCTAGTTCAGTTGCCAGTAGTTCAGGAATGTTCAGCATCGGGTATTTAAGTTGAAAAATTTACTCCTAGAGGTAATATGCTAGATCGTTCTCACAGTACTAGCACTAAGTGTTAAGCTTAATTACGGAATTCTTGCGTAAACTTGACTTTATGAGTCGTTTATTTCTATAGGCTGTTGTAGTGAAAACCACCTAAGATGTAAAATTGTCCTCAATTAGAAAAACATTGTGAATCTGCCTGTATCAACACTTCTACTTTAGTTCAGAGGTTTGTAAAAATGCCTTTGTTTTTTTTAGTTCCACTCTTCGCTGGTTTAGTAACTGGCTATTATTCTAAAAAATGTACTGACGAAATTGCTTATTTTACGGGTTTGTTTACAATTATCAGCTTGATTTTGAGTCTGATTTTAGCCCCTTGGCAGATCCAGCTTGTACTTTTAGTTTTGCTCATCTTTAGCTCTAACAGACTCTTGCAAGAATAATGAGTAAAAACAAACTCAAGCTACTGGAAAAACTCATAAAAAGCAGATGATAACGAGTATGACGAACTGATTCTTCTTCTGGATGCAATTATTGAGTACCTAATTATACTTTAACTCATGGCTTCATCACTGAAGCCACAAGTCTCACCATTAACTTGATAAAAAATCTGATTGGATCAATGAAAAGCTATCAATCGAGATAGACTCAAGATTTTTGCTTTCTCCATAGTTCATCAAGTGATTCATGTCCAGAATTACTTCTAATTTACTGGCGCACACTAGCAAACGCTAATTTTTAACTGTAATTTTCTGTAATATCAAGTTCGGCTAATTACTTACGATCTAGTCGGTTTGCTTGGTAATAGGTAATAGGTAATGGGTAATAGGTAATACTCAAAACCAATTACCAATTACCAATTCCCAATTACCGACCTCCACAGATATCATAAGTGTTTAAACGGACATGATATAATAGGATATCGCTATTATCGAAATTGTTGCATACTTTCCATGAAGCGATCGTTCATTATGCTTGATATTTCGTCAATCCTGAAAGCGTTAAAAGCGATTAGGGACTTCAAAGTAAAAAATGTCTCACTGTTCACAGTCATCAGTCATCAGTCAACAACTTCAAGCAGGATAATTTATTTCTTGGAGTTCCCTGAGTCCAGCACTGCCTTACCCTTGGGACTTTCCTGTGCAAGGCAGTGGCTCTGAAGTCTCAAATTGTATAATTCTCTAATAGCTGTTGAAGTTGCCCTTCTGACCGTTACCAACCATACCTAAGACATTCAACCGAGAAATTTTCAGATTATATAAAGTTGTATCTAGTACCGAAGCATCTGTTTGATCCATCTTTATCACCATCAAAATACCATTTGTGTGGGGTGCTAGTAAGGTAGCATCAGCCAGCCCAGCCAAGTGAGGAGCATCATAAATCACTAAGTCAAAGCTATTATGGAAATCTGCCATCAGTCGCTGCATCTTTTCAGACGAAAGCAATTTTGTGGGATCAGGTGGTATTGGCCCAGCAGTGATTACAGATAATTTGCTCATAGAAGGTAGTTGTTTAAGCACTTCTCCTACTGGCAAGTTTGTAGAAATTAAATTACTCAATCCCCACAGGTTATTTAAACCTAATAGAGTATGAATCACTGGTTGGCGAAGATTGGCATCTACAAGTAGTACTCGTTGCCCCATTGCTGTAGCTATTTGGGCTAAATGCAAAGCAATTGTAGATTTACCGTCACCAGGCATAGCTGAACTAATGATAATCGAATTAATCTCGCGATCGGCATTCAGTAGTTGAATATTTGCATAAAGTACTCGCAAAGCTTCTAAAAACTTTGTGGAATAGTTGCTGTAATCTAACTCAGGTATGATGCTTGAGCTAGAAATACCCTCAGAAAGGGGATTTTGTACTTTTATTAGAGAAATTTCTGGGTTAAAGATGCGGTCTTGATTCTTTTGAACTTGCTTTTCAAATTGATTATTGACTAATAAGGGCAATTTGATCTTTTCTTTTAAGGTGTGGACGCTAGTGCTTTCTTGATCCTTATGAACCTGCTTTTCAAATGGAATATTTCCTAATAATGGTAATTTGACTTTATCTTTTAGGGCATCAAGATTATGGTAGGTATTGTCAAGTTTTTCTATCAGTAAAGCAACGCCAACTCCTAAAAGGATACTTGCACCTATTCCCAGTATTAAATTGCGTGATAAATCGGAAGAAACAACAGGATATTCGGGCTTCGTTGGTGCTTTAAGTAACTGCCAACCCAGTTCTGTCTGAGATATTTGAATTTGCAGGGTTTCGCGAGTAGATAAAAAACGATTCAGACTCTCAGTAGCAATCTGTAATGACCGCTGTAGTTCCGTGTATTTTCGTGCCAAAATTGGCCATTGCTTACGTTTGAGTTGAACTTCCTGTTCTAATTTAGCCAACTGTCGGCTCTGCACCTCCAGAAGTTGAACTTGATTGACTACTTCTGCAAGTTTTGCATCCAAAACGTACTTTGACTCTTGAAGTAATAAAGGTGACAAGCTTTGCCTTTTTTCCTTCAATGCTTGGAGAGTTGGGTTATCATCTTGGAAACGAGTTGATTCCGTCGCAATCTGAACATCTAATTGTCGGACTTGAGCAAGTAACTGCTGATACAAAGGAGCATTATTTAATATTGCCAACTTACCATTCTCTCCTTGTAAAATAGCCAAATTAGCACGAGCTTGTGCCAAGTCTCGATCAACTATTTGTCGTTGTTCAGTTAAGGAACTAACTTGGCTACTAACTAATGTAAGTTGGGTATCTGGATCGGCAAAGTTGTTGTTTTGCCGAAACATTTGCAGTTCTTTTTGTAACCGATCTACTCGATTTTGTGCAGATGGTAACTCTTTTTCAACAAACTTAATTCCCTGACGCAACTTAGTTTGCCTTTTTTCTCGGCTATAGTCTAAGTATTCTTTAGCAATTTTATCGAGTACAACTTTAATCTGATTTGGCTCATGATTTCGATAGCTAACTTGTATAATCTTGGTTTCCGCTAGACGAGTAATCGTCAGTGAGTTGATGATAAAATCATAGTTTATATCTGGATAGACAGCTTGCAACTGTTTAACAATACTTCCCATTAATTCAGGACTTTTGAGAACCTGAATTTGACTTTCGTAATCTAGACTAGACTGACTTAAGTTAGCATCTTTAACAACATCGACCGTTTTGATATCATCATTAACAGGTTCCACTAACAATTGAAAATTGCCTTCGTATTCTGGTTGCTTTGGGTTCAAGATTAAGGTGACAACAACTGTTGCCATCATAGTAATACTAACCCCTGCAATGACAATTGCTCGTCTTCGCACAACACCAAGAAATTCTTTTAAACTCCAGTCATCTCCTTGTGCTTCATTCCATGAAACAGGTTGATTCTGAACAAATGGAGGTACAGAGTTATTACTGCGATCAGAATTTGAGGGTTGAAAAGAATAATTTTCCATCTCTTATTAATATTTTGTAATACAAAAGGCAAAATTTGTACATGCAGTTTGTATGAATGCACATTAGCTTAACAGCTTTTAAAAGCTGAGGTCACTTAAGTGAAAATACAAGACACTGTTTCTTGACAATTATAGAAGGTTCAGAATTGAGGTGTTAATAGCCGTTTCACGCCAAAGTGAGATACTTCAACGTATCAGACTTATACACAAAGTGGTAAGGGTATACTTTTAACGGGCTGTCCTTTCCTAGGTGAGCGCCTTGCTCAAAGCAGCTTATCGTACTGTACACCAGAAGCCGTAGATTCTCCTAGACCAGCTTCTGGCAGATTAGGGTAGAGTGCCCACTCGCCGCACTCCTTCTGAAAACCCGCAAGTTATGCCGTTTTACTTTAATTTTGATACAAATAGGCAGCTCTTGAGCAAGGAAGCATGGGTGAAAGAATTTGTATCAGTGGTATTAGCCGTCGCCATGAATGGAAAGCATTGCTGGACTAATCTCATTACCTTCTCCCAAGCCCCTACGGTGAGACTCCCTCGCTCTAGTGAAGAAAGTTAAAGAAAGTATGAAGTATTTTTAGCATAAGCGTTGCGCGAGTCTTCTCCTAAGATGAAACATAATCATGCAAACGAGCGTCACGAGTGTTCGGACTTCCCAAAGGCTAGGATGAGGCTCGTCCTTAGAGGTTGTTTGGAAAGTCATAAAGTATATTAAAAACCCCTCTCCAATCCTCTCCCCGAAACGGAGCTATGCATTACCCACATCTTTCATTACAATCTTGAAACCCCGGTATTATAACCATCTTGGAGGCTGAGGGGTTAGGCATACTTGACAAATTCGCACTTAATATTCTCGCTAAAACTGGGTTTTTATTGAGAATTAAAGACGAACTAATCAGGTTTAGAGGATGTCTTTTAAGTATAGGGCGAATATAATTCGCTACTACACAAACGCGCGTCCGCCTACCCTAAGAAAGCGGGAACACCTACCCTGCGGGAAGGGCTTCGCCCAACGGTGAACGGGAACAGCGAAGCCGAACGCGGAAAACGCGAAAAAATAAGGATTTTTAACCCACGTTCGCCCTTGGCGTTCCCGTTCGCGTAAGCGTCTCCGAAGGAGAAGGGTAGGTGGGTTTTGTATGTGTAGCCGCGACTTCTAGTCGCTGGGGTTAGTGTTAAATTAGACTTCTAAGAAATCTTCTTAGAAAAAACGTGAGTCAATACTCTCACAAATGTTGAGAAAGACCTGGGTAATGGATAGCCGAAACGGAGAGAGGCTTTGAATTCCCCCTTCCCGCGTCGGGAAGGGGGTTAGGGGGTTAGGTCTTTGATGACTTTGATGTTTCGCATAATACTTTTCAAATATCCTCTTAGACATTGCTGAGTTAATTATCTTGCACATTTTTTTCAATATCTTCTAAGTATCTCAAATTAGTAGCTAATTTAATATCAATATTTTGACTTTGCTTTCTGGTAGTAAATAAATAATTTATAACTGCTTCAATAAAGAATATTCTGGATGTATAAATATAAAATTTCAATGCTAAATGAATTGCAAATATCAGTCTATATCTAGAGTTAAAAGTATTTTTATTAATAATAATTATTTTTAATTTTTTTATTTAAAATATCAATAAATAGCTAATTATTAGTAATCAGCATAGGTAGGAAGATATACTGGTTCCAATTTCTATTTTGTGAAGATAAAGTTTAAAGATATACTACTAAAATGAATTTTTGATAAAGTACAACTGTTAACTTTGAAACATGGTATTCTAGAACTCGAAATTACATGTACTAAAATAGTAGGGGAATAATACTCTCGCTAAAAATTACATGCAATCAAAACAAGTAAGCAAAAACAAGGTGAAAAAACAGCAAATAGGCTAATAATAATCGTAAATTCCGAATTTCTCAAATAAATTTCAGTATTAATGCGAAATAGTGGTAATCTCTATAGAAGTAATTCCTTGGGCATCAAAAAATTTTTCCTATAAGCCTGTAGATCAGCTTGCTGTAAGGAAGGTTTAATCCCTAGCAAAAAGCTGTTCATCGCTACTCAAACTTCTTTTCCTCCTCGTTGTGTTCCCGTGTCCAAAGGAAGTACATCAATTAAAGCAAACAAGTGGATAGCTAGTACTAATCACCTAGTTGCCAGTGAGGCTCGTGTAAGTATACACAATCTCAGTCAAGATAGTTGTATAGCAGGTGATTAATACATTAAACCTGGATTCAGATTGAAAATTGTTATCAATACCAGGTGTGTTTGTCATGGAAATTAATGCTTTAAGCAGTTGGGTAGTATTTTCAATAAAACTTCTAAATTTAAACCAGGATAGAGACGATGAGACTTAATCAATGGATTAATCACAAATTGTTGCAATCCATTTCTACTCGTTCAGAAATTAAGAATGAGCATTCATTTAAAACTCAGGAATCAATTAAATTGTCTGTAGTCACTCAGTTTTTTCCCCCAGACTATGCAGCTACAGGACAATTGATTGAGGAACTTGTGAAACAATTAGGCCAGCAAGGGGTAGATGTTGAGGTGTTTACCAGTCAGCCTGGATATGCATTTCAATCTCATACGGCTCCAGCTGTTGAACGCACAGAGAGAATCCGGATTCAGCGATCGCGCACTGCCCAACTTTGGCCAGGAAGGATTCGTGGTAAAGCTATTAATGGCGTTCTATACACCTTGCGTGCTGTACTCTATCTATTTAGAGCTTGGCGTCGCAGAAATGTATTGTTGCTGACTACCGCTCCCCCGTTTTTACCAATTATCGGATACTTGGCTTATACCTTGTTCCGGTTACCTTATGTTTGCATCCTGTATGATCTCTATCCGGATATTGCGATCGCTCTGGGAGTAGTTTCAAAGGATAGCTGGTTGGTACAATTGTGGCGTGCTATCAACAGGCGAGTTTGGCTCAACGCCAAGGGAATTATAGTTCTCAGTCCAGCGATGAAACAGCGGGTAGTTGCCAATTGTCCGCAAATAGCCGATAAGATTTCTGTAATCCACAGTTGGGCTAACCCTGATTTGATTGTGCCAATTACCAAGCAAGAGAACTGGTTTGCTTGGAAGCATAACTTGGTTAACACATTCACTGTTCTCTATTCTGGCAATATGGGTCGCTGTCATGACATTGACACCATGCTAGAAGCTGCCAAGGAACTGCAAGACGAGCCAATTCACTTTGTATGTATTGGTGGTGGAGCCAAACGTGATGAGTTAATTAAAGAAGTAAATCGATTAGGGCTGAATAATTTCACATTTTTACCATATCAAGACAAGCAGGTACTACCCTATTCCCTGACAGCTTGCGATTTGTCACTAGTGAGTGTGGATGAATCTACGGAGGGCTTAGTTGTTCCTAGTAAGCTTTACTCAGCTTTAGCATCT
Above is a window of Nostoc sp. UHCC 0702 DNA encoding:
- a CDS encoding histidine kinase, whose product is MTNNIKDQIQNDLRQVKETGHLRTERVREIVKSAVSQVASELKEGSSEIRSLVKDAVSAVIDTLQGKGTEIKDEVTASIEGALEGINTKRHETIARTQSELKRLQAQIDSEEEKIQQEVDVILAEIEETGQEKTDSTKTAIDSAVNAIKNSDEVSLLKKRYAQLQAQLAIVRANLAARYGGRSEEVTGYLDDAKNWYDQARPQAEAIATQVEQKRSQLEDKLGEAGTSIARKERQIKQTLRELLLATADLFKDKEPADKEKEIVKK
- a CDS encoding YqaE/Pmp3 family membrane protein, producing the protein MKLVRYLLGIALPPLGVFLTVGVGPTLVINVLLTLLGWLPGSIHAVWVIAKHDEQLNTTGRVY
- a CDS encoding phage holin family protein, with the translated sequence MLTPLLTAVATALSLLIVDLVVPGVNIANFPAAIIAALVIGLINGSVKPVLSTLSLPLNFLTFGAFSLIINGLCFWLAAALVPGFSVHGIIGFLLGPVILSFANTFINKYFAEKNLALTSGDIKTQGELPSR
- a CDS encoding 2Fe-2S iron-sulfur cluster binding domain-containing protein is translated as MTIYQVRLINPERGLDRTIEVPDDQYILDIAEEVGIRLPSGCKQGECSACVAKLVSGEVDQSEQKFLRPQEIKASYVVTCVTYPLSDCTLETHQEQVLYQSSLYYQPEHTAKSE
- a CDS encoding RNA-binding transcriptional accessory protein encodes the protein MLNIPELLATELDLKPYQVQNALELLAEGATIPFIARYRKERTGEMNEVQLRDLSDRYTYLTELEERKSVILNAIAEQGKLTDELKTKITSCLQKTELEDLYLPYRPKRRTRATVAREKGLEPLFKFIKSLNVKNAVSASLEEEAAKYISEEKAIKTPQEALKGAADILAEEVAEKAELRAYIREYLLESGLFVSRIKGDYPEGTTKFEMYRNYQAKVKNIAPHNMLALCRGETEGVLNFEIAFDEDVVLSYLESQEIKTKNRIIRDFYQAMLKDAFNRLMKTSLVGEVISEKKTYADIESIKTFEANLRELLLSAPAGMKPTLAIDPGFRTGCKVAALDQTGKFLEYQAVFPHQAAEQRTKAAQTIKNLIEKYKIELIAIGNGTASRETDEFVLQVLQAIDRKPIKVMVNESGASIYSASKVALEEFPDLDLTVRGAISIGRRLQDPLAELVKIDPKSIGVGQYQHDVDQKLLKKKLDETVESCVNYVGVDLNTASKELLTFVSGITAAVANNIVAYRNQYGAFKNRRQLLKVPKLGPKAFEQAAGFLRIRGGDNPLDNTAVHPESYSVVQAIASDLNVPLNQVTQIAENLKKTNLKKYVTDTVGEPTLRDILGELEKPGRDPRAEFKYATFKEGIKEITDLQVGMELEGIVTNVANFGAFVDIGVHQDGLVHISQLADRFVDDPKKIVKVGQVVKVRVLEVNEKLKRISLSMKALKQ
- a CDS encoding polysaccharide biosynthesis tyrosine autokinase, whose translation is MENYSFQPSNSDRSNNSVPPFVQNQPVSWNEAQGDDWSLKEFLGVVRRRAIVIAGVSITMMATVVVTLILNPKQPEYEGNFQLLVEPVNDDIKTVDVVKDANLSQSSLDYESQIQVLKSPELMGSIVKQLQAVYPDINYDFIINSLTITRLAETKIIQVSYRNHEPNQIKVVLDKIAKEYLDYSREKRQTKLRQGIKFVEKELPSAQNRVDRLQKELQMFRQNNNFADPDTQLTLVSSQVSSLTEQRQIVDRDLAQARANLAILQGENGKLAILNNAPLYQQLLAQVRQLDVQIATESTRFQDDNPTLQALKEKRQSLSPLLLQESKYVLDAKLAEVVNQVQLLEVQSRQLAKLEQEVQLKRKQWPILARKYTELQRSLQIATESLNRFLSTRETLQIQISQTELGWQLLKAPTKPEYPVVSSDLSRNLILGIGASILLGVGVALLIEKLDNTYHNLDALKDKVKLPLLGNIPFEKQVHKDQESTSVHTLKEKIKLPLLVNNQFEKQVQKNQDRIFNPEISLIKVQNPLSEGISSSSIIPELDYSNYSTKFLEALRVLYANIQLLNADREINSIIISSAMPGDGKSTIALHLAQIATAMGQRVLLVDANLRQPVIHTLLGLNNLWGLSNLISTNLPVGEVLKQLPSMSKLSVITAGPIPPDPTKLLSSEKMQRLMADFHNSFDLVIYDAPHLAGLADATLLAPHTNGILMVIKMDQTDASVLDTTLYNLKISRLNVLGMVGNGQKGNFNSY
- a CDS encoding glycosyltransferase family 4 protein, with protein sequence MRLNQWINHKLLQSISTRSEIKNEHSFKTQESIKLSVVTQFFPPDYAATGQLIEELVKQLGQQGVDVEVFTSQPGYAFQSHTAPAVERTERIRIQRSRTAQLWPGRIRGKAINGVLYTLRAVLYLFRAWRRRNVLLLTTAPPFLPIIGYLAYTLFRLPYVCILYDLYPDIAIALGVVSKDSWLVQLWRAINRRVWLNAKGIIVLSPAMKQRVVANCPQIADKISVIHSWANPDLIVPITKQENWFAWKHNLVNTFTVLYSGNMGRCHDIDTMLEAAKELQDEPIHFVCIGGGAKRDELIKEVNRLGLNNFTFLPYQDKQVLPYSLTACDLSLVSVDESTEGLVVPSKLYSALASGRPVAVICSPYSYLRQLIAEADCGGTFDNGDSHSLAQFIRLLSRDPQLGERMGKAGRQYLRSHFTPKVISQQYLDVLQQAILPDEIITMSQSQTK